The Pseudomonas sp. G2-4 genome window below encodes:
- a CDS encoding sugar porter family MFS transporter, which translates to MTINSYGNTADTSAAYVSPEKHQAQRYLQKITWIATFGGLLFGFDTGVINGALLYMKDDLGLTPFTEGLVASALLIGAMMGALFSGRLSDLKGRRRIILFLAVVFFLGALACALAPTLNVMVAARFTLGLAVGGASVVVPAYLAEMAPSSIRGRIITRNELMIVTGQFLAFTTNATLGNLFSDLDGVWRWMLALATLPAVALWLGMLYMPESPRWLATKGRFREGLEVLKLVREEYYAKAEMEAITQQISNERFIRKGGWRDLSQKGARRIFLIGIGIAVTSQLTGVNSIMYFGTQILTEAGLEQRSALIANVVNGIISIGATFVGIALLDRVGRRPMMLLGFTGTTLSLLLIGLVSVFVDPSVTRAMLILGAMAMFLASMQGLIGPAFWVLLAEIFPMRIRGGCMGMAIAAFWLTNVMIGMFFPSLVATIGIGQTFFVFVGAGLLSLTFVAVWVPETRGSTLEEIEQRLYG; encoded by the coding sequence ATGACAATTAATTCCTACGGAAATACGGCAGACACTTCAGCCGCCTATGTCAGTCCTGAAAAACACCAGGCACAGCGCTACCTGCAAAAAATCACTTGGATTGCCACATTTGGCGGCCTGCTCTTCGGCTTCGATACCGGCGTCATCAATGGCGCCTTGCTCTACATGAAAGATGACCTGGGCCTGACACCATTCACAGAAGGTTTGGTCGCCAGCGCCCTATTGATCGGCGCAATGATGGGGGCGCTGTTCAGCGGTCGCCTATCGGACCTCAAGGGTCGCCGCCGTATCATTCTTTTCCTCGCCGTAGTGTTTTTTCTTGGCGCGTTGGCTTGTGCGCTGGCGCCCACTCTCAACGTGATGGTGGCCGCCCGCTTCACGCTGGGGTTAGCGGTGGGCGGCGCATCGGTCGTCGTGCCGGCGTACCTTGCAGAAATGGCTCCATCCAGCATTCGCGGCCGCATCATTACCCGCAACGAGTTGATGATCGTCACTGGGCAATTCCTGGCCTTCACCACTAACGCCACACTGGGCAATTTGTTTAGCGATCTCGACGGTGTTTGGAGATGGATGCTTGCCTTGGCAACCCTGCCAGCAGTGGCACTCTGGTTGGGAATGCTCTATATGCCGGAAAGCCCGCGCTGGCTGGCCACCAAAGGCCGCTTCAGAGAGGGCCTGGAAGTACTCAAACTGGTACGGGAAGAGTACTACGCCAAGGCTGAGATGGAGGCGATCACGCAGCAGATCAGCAACGAACGATTCATCAGAAAAGGCGGCTGGCGCGACCTGTCTCAAAAGGGCGCGCGGCGAATCTTTTTGATTGGCATCGGTATCGCTGTTACGTCGCAGTTGACCGGAGTCAATTCAATCATGTACTTCGGCACGCAGATCCTTACAGAAGCGGGTCTGGAGCAACGCAGCGCACTGATCGCTAATGTCGTAAACGGCATTATTTCGATTGGCGCAACCTTCGTGGGCATTGCTCTGCTGGACCGCGTGGGCCGTCGCCCGATGATGCTGCTCGGTTTCACTGGCACCACATTGTCTTTACTGTTGATTGGCTTGGTTTCAGTTTTTGTCGATCCCTCCGTCACACGCGCCATGCTCATCCTCGGGGCCATGGCGATGTTCCTTGCCTCAATGCAAGGGCTGATCGGGCCCGCCTTTTGGGTACTTTTGGCGGAAATTTTCCCAATGCGCATCCGCGGCGGATGCATGGGAATGGCGATCGCAGCGTTCTGGTTGACCAACGTGATGATCGGCATGTTCTTTCCGTCTTTGGTTGCAACGATCGGGATCGGCCAAACCTTCTTTGTGTTTGTGGGGGCAGGACTCCTGTCTCTGACTTTCGTCGCGGTGTGGGTACCGGAGACACGAGGCAGCACGCTCGAGGAGATTGAACAGCGGTTGTATGGCTAG
- a CDS encoding helix-turn-helix domain-containing protein, which yields MQQTRRSGCPINLTLEQIGDRWSLIVIRDVMFENRRTYGVLLEKNQEGIATNILASRLKHLTASGLLTRCPDPSHQQKVIYSLTEAAIQLVPLLSHVAAWGVRHTHPSKEASLRAEVLEKGGPSLWSAFMDELRYLHLGAPRPERSVLDKLRADDEQAIAT from the coding sequence GTGCAACAAACAAGACGATCGGGCTGCCCGATCAACCTGACGCTTGAGCAGATCGGCGACCGCTGGAGCCTGATCGTTATCCGCGATGTCATGTTCGAGAACAGACGCACTTATGGCGTCCTGCTGGAGAAAAACCAGGAAGGCATCGCCACGAACATCCTCGCGAGTAGGCTGAAACACTTGACCGCGTCTGGCCTGCTGACACGATGCCCGGATCCGAGTCACCAGCAGAAAGTGATTTACAGCCTCACGGAAGCGGCGATACAGCTTGTCCCTCTGCTCTCGCATGTGGCTGCCTGGGGTGTTCGGCATACGCATCCGAGCAAGGAAGCGTCTTTGCGCGCGGAGGTGCTGGAAAAGGGCGGCCCTTCACTTTGGAGTGCCTTTATGGATGAACTACGTTACTTGCATCTCGGTGCACCGCGTCCGGAGCGCTCAGTATTGGACAAGCTCCGGGCCGACGACGAGCAGGCGATCGCTACTTAG
- a CDS encoding MBL fold metallo-hydrolase — protein sequence MKFSTITSRTLLALSLAFAGAFAAVAPVQAAAPMQHKQVPGFYRTMIGDYEVTALYDGGGSIDSSLLHGDPALIQSLLARSFQNDPKHVSATVQGFLVNTGSKLLLIDTGAGGHWGPPTLGKLAQNLKASGYKPEQIDLVLLTHLHADHAGGIYQNGKRVFPNATVMMTKADADFWLSKEIMAQAPEDAKIFFKVAQDGAAPYIAAGKWKPYEGMAEIVPGIAPYAIPGHTPGHTGYMISSKGQSLLIWGDVAHVGAVQMPHPEISIAFDSDSASAIKTREDLLVKLAADKTMIAAAHMPFPGLGRLRKADNSEGYDWVPTTFLNLE from the coding sequence ATGAAATTCTCCACCATCACTTCGCGTACCCTGCTCGCGCTATCGTTAGCATTCGCCGGCGCCTTCGCTGCTGTAGCTCCGGTCCAAGCTGCAGCGCCGATGCAGCACAAGCAGGTTCCGGGCTTCTATCGCACGATGATTGGCGACTATGAAGTCACTGCGCTCTATGACGGCGGCGGTAGTATCGACTCCAGTCTCCTACACGGTGATCCCGCGCTCATTCAGTCCCTCTTGGCACGCTCCTTCCAAAACGATCCCAAGCATGTTTCGGCAACCGTCCAAGGCTTCCTCGTCAACACTGGCTCCAAACTCCTTCTCATTGATACCGGTGCAGGCGGCCACTGGGGCCCTCCCACTTTGGGCAAGCTCGCGCAGAACTTGAAGGCCTCCGGCTACAAACCGGAGCAGATCGACCTGGTTCTACTGACTCATCTCCACGCTGACCATGCTGGCGGTATTTACCAAAACGGGAAACGCGTCTTTCCGAACGCGACCGTGATGATGACGAAGGCCGACGCCGACTTTTGGCTGTCGAAGGAAATCATGGCCCAGGCCCCGGAGGACGCAAAAATCTTCTTCAAAGTCGCACAGGATGGCGCCGCGCCTTACATCGCCGCAGGCAAATGGAAGCCGTACGAAGGCATGGCCGAAATCGTCCCCGGTATCGCACCGTATGCCATTCCCGGCCACACGCCCGGTCACACCGGCTACATGATTTCCTCAAAGGGTCAGTCGCTGCTCATCTGGGGCGACGTAGCTCATGTTGGCGCCGTCCAAATGCCGCATCCGGAAATCAGCATCGCCTTCGACTCAGACAGCGCGTCGGCCATCAAAACGCGTGAAGACCTGCTGGTGAAACTCGCTGCGGACAAGACGATGATTGCCGCAGCCCACATGCCGTTCCCTGGCCTGGGCCGTCTTCGCAAAGCCGACAACAGCGAGGGCTATGACTGGGTACCGACGACTTTCCTCAACCTGGAGTGA
- a CDS encoding alpha/beta hydrolase, with protein sequence MTYDSSSVRELRDAMFAFDFAHPVRTIETLRVGMEAISQANPPAADLTVETIELDGVAAVAITAPGASKDRVIYHFHGGGWVAGSPASHLGMLGELSRAAKSQVIVLDHSKAPEHPFPASYDESIRGYEAVRALGKPFAVTGDSSGGGMALNVLAYAASKGHKDARAALLISPWADLTLTLPSLTQLAHRDPMVNVSGMRDMVEAYAGNHDLKDPLISPLFADMHGFPPLLIHVGSDEVLLDDALEIDRKVRAAGGESHLEVWPEMLHVWHIQTASLPQAHDALQRAGEFLIGHLAD encoded by the coding sequence ATGACTTACGATTCATCTTCCGTCCGTGAGCTTCGGGATGCGATGTTCGCCTTCGACTTTGCGCATCCTGTACGCACCATCGAGACGCTCCGCGTCGGCATGGAGGCAATTTCACAAGCGAACCCGCCGGCGGCCGACCTAACCGTCGAGACGATCGAGCTCGATGGCGTAGCCGCGGTGGCGATTACGGCTCCCGGCGCATCCAAAGATCGAGTCATCTACCATTTCCATGGTGGTGGCTGGGTGGCTGGCTCTCCTGCCTCGCATTTGGGCATGCTTGGGGAGCTGTCTCGAGCGGCAAAGTCCCAGGTCATCGTTCTGGACCACTCCAAGGCACCCGAGCACCCATTTCCAGCCTCCTACGACGAGTCCATCCGCGGCTACGAAGCCGTGCGTGCGCTTGGCAAGCCGTTTGCCGTGACAGGTGATTCCAGTGGCGGCGGCATGGCTCTCAACGTTCTGGCCTATGCAGCCTCGAAGGGCCACAAGGACGCGCGAGCAGCGCTCCTAATTAGCCCGTGGGCAGACTTAACGCTGACGCTGCCCTCGTTAACTCAGCTGGCCCACCGAGACCCCATGGTCAACGTGAGCGGGATGCGGGACATGGTAGAGGCTTACGCTGGCAACCACGATTTGAAGGATCCGCTCATCTCACCTTTGTTCGCCGACATGCATGGTTTTCCTCCGCTGCTCATACATGTCGGAAGCGACGAAGTACTTCTCGACGACGCGCTTGAAATTGACCGAAAGGTGCGCGCTGCCGGCGGCGAGTCACACCTTGAGGTCTGGCCGGAGATGCTGCACGTCTGGCACATTCAGACAGCCTCTTTGCCTCAGGCCCACGACGCGCTCCAGAGAGCCGGCGAGTTTCTCATCGGGCACCTCGCTGACTAG
- a CDS encoding tautomerase family protein produces the protein MPIFHAHIPAQKFSSEEKRALADALNLALHEAMDTPRDDRFVIISEHKDDELFIHPTFPDMKRSDKRMVVTVTIGTSRTVEQKRKLAELVTRYAVEKVGVSQDDISLIMYAVPLENMSFGGGKLVSDIDLSMPWVNK, from the coding sequence ATGCCAATTTTTCACGCCCACATCCCAGCTCAAAAGTTCTCTAGTGAAGAGAAACGCGCACTGGCGGACGCCTTGAATCTCGCTCTTCATGAAGCCATGGATACGCCCAGGGATGACCGTTTCGTCATCATCAGTGAGCACAAGGACGATGAGCTTTTCATCCATCCGACTTTTCCTGACATGAAGAGATCTGACAAGCGCATGGTCGTAACGGTGACGATAGGCACGAGCAGGACAGTGGAGCAGAAACGCAAGCTCGCGGAGTTGGTCACCCGTTACGCGGTAGAAAAGGTGGGCGTCAGCCAGGACGATATCAGCCTGATCATGTATGCCGTTCCCTTGGAGAACATGAGCTTCGGCGGCGGCAAGCTGGTCTCTGACATTGACCTCTCCATGCCTTGGGTAAACAAGTAA
- a CDS encoding NADH:flavin oxidoreductase: MSNPDTSVLFHPLSIRSLELKNRIVMAPMTRLFSPEGIPGEASTAYYRRRAEGGVGLILSEGTVIDRPASRNDAGIPFFHGEAALAGWKNVIDAVHNAGGRMAPQIWHTGSTRYINDWEPDAPVESPSGLVSPGDLRGVVMSEEDIADTVAAFAKAAADAKRLGFDTVEIHGAHGYLIDQFFWAGSNLRTDRYGGPTIKERSRFASEIVSAVRQAVGPEFPIIMRVSQWKQQDYGVRVADTPAVMEDWLLPLVEAGVDVLHCSQRRFWEPEFPEIDGENGLNCAGWAKKVTGATTISVGSVGLDNDVTNAFAGKGSTPARLDRLVERMEREEFDLIAVGRVLLSDTDWVAKVEKGDYADLKGFNPASLAELV, translated from the coding sequence ATGTCGAACCCTGATACCAGCGTTTTATTTCATCCTCTTTCCATCCGGTCACTTGAACTGAAAAACCGGATTGTCATGGCGCCGATGACGCGGCTGTTCTCACCCGAAGGCATCCCGGGTGAAGCGAGCACCGCCTATTACCGGCGGCGGGCAGAGGGAGGTGTCGGGCTGATTTTGTCGGAAGGCACCGTGATTGATCGCCCAGCATCACGCAATGACGCAGGCATCCCTTTTTTTCATGGCGAAGCGGCGCTGGCTGGGTGGAAAAACGTGATCGATGCGGTCCACAACGCTGGCGGGCGCATGGCACCGCAGATCTGGCACACTGGGTCCACGCGTTACATCAACGACTGGGAGCCTGATGCGCCAGTGGAAAGCCCGTCGGGCCTTGTTTCGCCAGGTGACCTGCGTGGCGTGGTGATGAGTGAAGAGGACATTGCAGACACGGTCGCAGCGTTCGCCAAGGCCGCAGCAGATGCCAAACGACTGGGCTTCGATACCGTCGAGATCCACGGAGCCCATGGCTATTTAATCGATCAGTTTTTCTGGGCTGGTAGCAATCTGCGCACTGACCGCTACGGCGGCCCGACAATCAAGGAACGCTCGCGTTTTGCCAGTGAGATCGTATCTGCTGTTCGTCAGGCTGTTGGCCCTGAATTTCCGATCATCATGCGCGTCAGCCAGTGGAAGCAACAGGACTACGGCGTACGCGTCGCTGACACGCCAGCGGTGATGGAGGACTGGCTGCTGCCACTGGTCGAGGCCGGTGTGGACGTCCTGCACTGCTCGCAGCGGCGCTTCTGGGAACCTGAGTTTCCCGAAATTGACGGTGAGAACGGGTTGAACTGCGCGGGTTGGGCGAAGAAAGTCACTGGCGCCACAACCATTAGCGTCGGTTCGGTTGGGCTGGATAATGATGTCACTAACGCCTTCGCCGGCAAAGGATCAACCCCTGCGAGGCTGGATCGGCTCGTCGAGCGTATGGAGCGCGAAGAGTTTGATCTGATCGCAGTAGGGCGCGTTCTGCTGAGTGACACGGATTGGGTCGCCAAAGTGGAAAAAGGCGATTACGCGGATCTGAAGGGCTTCAATCCGGCATCTTTAGCTGAATTGGTTTGA
- a CDS encoding helix-turn-helix domain-containing protein, with translation MLELKPQCFSSECPSRALFDQIADKWSMMVLAVLDDGPHRFNAIRRRLEGVTQKALTQCLRRLERNGLVSRQVISFSPVAVQYQITPLGRTLQQPFRELHKWTLDKLPEVEAARSKFDEAAEDKLTV, from the coding sequence ATGCTGGAATTAAAGCCGCAATGTTTTTCGTCGGAGTGCCCAAGCCGGGCGCTGTTCGACCAAATCGCAGATAAATGGTCAATGATGGTTCTGGCGGTGCTTGATGACGGGCCGCATCGCTTCAATGCCATCAGACGCCGCCTGGAAGGCGTCACCCAGAAGGCACTTACACAGTGCCTCCGGCGGCTGGAACGAAATGGTCTCGTCTCGCGCCAGGTCATTTCGTTTTCGCCTGTGGCAGTGCAGTATCAGATCACCCCACTGGGTCGAACACTGCAGCAGCCATTTCGCGAATTGCATAAATGGACGCTCGACAAATTGCCTGAGGTTGAAGCGGCCCGGTCGAAGTTTGACGAAGCCGCGGAGGATAAGCTGACGGTGTGA
- a CDS encoding SDR family oxidoreductase, translating to MANAGIASPGAICDLSIKDWDDMFSVNLRGAWLLAKASYPHLRESRGSACFTSSMSGQLPHAGSGAYSPTKAALTMLAQTLALEWAPDGIRVNVVSPGMTHTPMSEKMYADPQIKKAREAIIPLARIGDPMDIANVIEFLVSPLSGYVTGQDICVDGGFSKSILSHIPGRPSSKS from the coding sequence GTGGCGAATGCCGGCATTGCCAGCCCTGGCGCGATCTGTGATTTGTCCATCAAGGACTGGGACGACATGTTCTCGGTCAATCTTCGCGGCGCCTGGCTGCTTGCCAAAGCCAGCTACCCGCATTTGCGCGAGAGCCGAGGCTCGGCGTGCTTCACCTCGTCGATGTCTGGCCAGCTTCCGCATGCCGGCTCAGGCGCCTACAGCCCCACCAAAGCGGCATTGACGATGCTCGCCCAGACGCTCGCGCTGGAATGGGCGCCTGACGGGATCCGTGTCAACGTGGTATCCCCTGGGATGACGCACACGCCGATGTCGGAAAAAATGTACGCCGATCCCCAGATCAAGAAAGCACGGGAAGCAATCATCCCGCTGGCGAGAATCGGCGACCCCATGGATATCGCGAATGTGATCGAGTTTCTCGTTAGCCCTTTATCCGGGTATGTCACGGGACAGGATATTTGTGTCGATGGCGGCTTCTCCAAATCGATACTGAGTCATATCCCGGGCCGACCAAGCTCCAAATCTTAA
- a CDS encoding carbohydrate porin: MQKASSWLLAGVLGTSAATAQAATLEERMAAFEARTSAAEKRAAAAEQQTQALARELEQLKRAAPALQPAASTATVPAPTLDTRLAKLEARQQSLEKQDSSPHLTDGFSFKGYARSGLLVNDGLGGGRGGPYTTPAGSVGGAVGRLGNEDDTYMRIDLSKEQYAQNGTHSKFTVSIADGVESSNDWTADESNLNVRQVFTELDHIAAFKGNSVFENSTLWAGKRFDRDNFDIHWLDSDVVYLAGTGGGIYDVQMNKNWRSNYSLMGRNYGEFSEGGVNADVESYILTSNQFFDNGQWQWMFNAIGSKKNDIGVRSNEAGLTPADSGLHSMVANHQKNFFGREGFTKAALLYGQGLGAEVKNIGSDGELIDDARALRLALYGETPIAPGWRIGPSLLAEQSKDRYVKGDDYRWMTLNVRLANEINSNFEMAYEMSWQTMDLDPKGYQQRNAVDGNFWKFTIAPTFKPDFGDLLTRPELRVFASVMDWSSDLDRYSASDSFGKSDFSAGGVWQYGIQMETWF, from the coding sequence ATGCAGAAAGCATCAAGCTGGCTTCTCGCGGGCGTGCTCGGCACCTCGGCGGCCACCGCTCAAGCCGCGACGTTGGAGGAGCGCATGGCCGCGTTCGAGGCCCGCACCAGCGCCGCCGAAAAACGCGCCGCCGCCGCCGAACAGCAAACCCAGGCCCTGGCCAGGGAACTGGAACAACTCAAACGCGCCGCTCCTGCTCTTCAACCGGCGGCGTCCACTGCGACTGTCCCAGCGCCCACTCTGGACACGCGCCTGGCAAAGCTCGAAGCCCGCCAGCAAAGCCTGGAAAAACAGGACAGCAGCCCACATCTCACGGACGGCTTCAGCTTCAAGGGCTACGCTCGCTCCGGATTGCTGGTCAACGATGGGCTGGGCGGAGGCCGTGGCGGCCCGTATACCACCCCGGCCGGTTCGGTGGGTGGCGCCGTCGGGCGACTGGGTAACGAAGACGACACCTACATGCGCATCGACCTGTCGAAAGAGCAGTACGCGCAGAACGGCACCCACTCCAAATTCACAGTGTCCATTGCCGATGGCGTGGAAAGCTCCAATGATTGGACCGCCGACGAAAGCAACCTGAACGTGCGCCAGGTGTTTACCGAACTGGATCATATCGCCGCGTTCAAGGGCAACTCGGTGTTCGAGAATTCCACCCTGTGGGCCGGCAAGCGATTTGATCGGGACAATTTCGACATCCACTGGCTGGACTCGGACGTCGTCTACCTCGCCGGGACCGGCGGTGGTATCTACGATGTGCAGATGAATAAGAACTGGCGCTCGAATTACTCGTTGATGGGGCGTAACTACGGAGAGTTCAGTGAGGGCGGGGTCAATGCCGATGTGGAAAGCTACATCCTGACTTCCAACCAGTTTTTCGACAATGGCCAGTGGCAGTGGATGTTCAATGCCATCGGGTCAAAGAAAAACGACATCGGTGTCCGCAGCAACGAAGCGGGCCTGACGCCAGCGGACTCCGGTCTGCACAGCATGGTGGCCAACCACCAGAAGAACTTCTTCGGCCGGGAAGGCTTCACCAAGGCGGCGCTGCTCTATGGGCAAGGCCTGGGGGCGGAGGTCAAGAACATCGGCTCCGATGGCGAGCTGATCGACGATGCCCGTGCGCTACGCCTGGCGCTTTACGGCGAGACTCCCATCGCACCCGGCTGGCGCATCGGCCCCAGCTTGCTGGCCGAACAGAGCAAGGACCGCTACGTCAAGGGTGACGACTACCGCTGGATGACGCTGAACGTGCGGTTGGCCAATGAAATCAACAGCAATTTCGAAATGGCCTACGAGATGAGCTGGCAAACCATGGACCTCGATCCCAAGGGCTACCAGCAACGCAATGCGGTCGACGGTAACTTCTGGAAATTCACCATCGCCCCGACCTTCAAGCCGGACTTCGGCGACCTGCTCACGCGCCCTGAGTTGCGTGTGTTTGCGAGTGTCATGGATTGGTCTTCGGATCTGGACCGCTACAGCGCCTCGGATTCATTCGGTAAATCTGACTTCAGTGCCGGCGGCGTGTGGCAATACGGGATACAGATGGAGACCTGGTTCTAG
- a CDS encoding ABC transporter substrate-binding protein produces MKQLKSLLPAAFLVLCGGLPSLSTAANLTISCGAVGAELQLCKEAVEAWSKQTGNSVEVVSTPNSATERLSFYQQILSAQSSDIDIIQIDMVWPGMLAKHLMDLREVLPANATQGYFQAQVDNATVNGRLVTMPWFTDSGLLYYRKDLLEKYNKQVPQTWEEMTATARDVQLAERNAGNANAWGYIFQGRAYEGLTCNALEWISSHPDGGLVNEKGDIVVNNQASRTALTLAKSWVGDISPRGVLNYTEEEGRGVFQSGNALFMRNWPYVWALVQSPDSAVKDKVGVAPLPRGGEAGTHASTLGGWGLAVSRYSTHPKLAAELVSYLSSAQQQKHRALVGAYNPVIESLYQDPDLLAAMPYYSQLHSILNDGVMRPASVTADRYPRVSNAFFDQVHGVLAGERPVDQALADLESELTRIKRRNW; encoded by the coding sequence ATGAAACAGCTCAAATCGCTCCTTCCAGCAGCATTTCTCGTACTTTGTGGAGGGCTTCCATCCCTCTCGACTGCCGCCAATCTGACGATCTCCTGCGGCGCGGTGGGCGCGGAACTGCAGCTGTGCAAGGAGGCTGTTGAAGCGTGGTCGAAACAGACCGGCAACAGCGTGGAAGTGGTTTCCACGCCTAACTCGGCGACTGAGCGATTGTCGTTTTACCAACAGATCCTGAGTGCGCAGTCCAGCGACATCGACATCATTCAAATCGACATGGTGTGGCCGGGAATGCTGGCCAAGCATCTGATGGATCTGCGCGAGGTGCTTCCCGCCAACGCGACCCAGGGCTACTTCCAGGCCCAGGTGGATAACGCCACGGTGAACGGACGCTTGGTGACGATGCCGTGGTTCACCGATTCGGGCCTGCTGTATTACCGCAAGGACTTGCTCGAGAAATACAACAAACAGGTACCCCAGACCTGGGAGGAAATGACCGCCACCGCCAGGGACGTTCAACTGGCCGAGCGCAACGCCGGCAACGCCAATGCCTGGGGCTACATATTCCAGGGCCGCGCCTACGAAGGCCTGACGTGTAATGCGCTGGAGTGGATCAGCAGTCACCCGGACGGTGGGCTGGTCAACGAAAAAGGCGACATTGTGGTCAACAACCAGGCCTCAAGAACGGCTTTGACCCTGGCAAAAAGCTGGGTAGGCGACATCTCTCCACGGGGCGTGCTCAATTACACCGAGGAAGAAGGCCGCGGCGTATTCCAGTCGGGCAATGCGCTGTTCATGCGTAACTGGCCGTATGTCTGGGCGTTGGTGCAAAGCCCGGACAGTGCCGTGAAAGACAAGGTCGGTGTCGCTCCCCTGCCCCGCGGCGGCGAGGCCGGTACCCATGCCTCCACCCTCGGTGGCTGGGGCTTGGCGGTATCGCGCTATAGCACCCATCCAAAGCTTGCCGCAGAACTGGTGAGCTACCTGAGCAGTGCCCAGCAGCAGAAACATCGTGCCCTGGTCGGTGCCTACAACCCGGTGATCGAATCGCTCTACCAAGATCCCGACTTACTCGCGGCGATGCCTTATTACAGCCAGCTGCACAGCATTCTCAATGATGGGGTCATGCGCCCTGCCTCAGTCACTGCTGATCGCTACCCACGGGTCTCCAATGCCTTCTTCGATCAGGTGCACGGCGTTCTCGCCGGAGAACGGCCTGTCGATCAGGCGCTGGCCGATCTGGAAAGCGAACTCACGCGCATCAAACGCCGGAACTGGTAA
- a CDS encoding sugar ABC transporter permease, with protein sequence MSVSTAVAPSDELLLTRETPVQRRRVRAAWLFLTPMLLCLALVAAWPLLRTFWFSLTDASLAETGDATFIGLSNYLFHSSAGWSGILVDPQWWNAVRNTLHFTVVSVGLEIVLGLLVALLLNIQFTGRALVRALILIPWAIPTIVSAKIWSWMLNDQFGIINHLMLSLGLIDAPLAWTADAGLSMWAVIIVDVWKTVPFVTLLMLAALQMLPGDCYEAARVDGIHPLKVFWRVTLPLLMPALLVAAIFRILDSLRVFDVIYVLTSNSSSTMSMSVYARQHLVEFQDVGYGSAASTLLFLVVAVIAVVYLYLGRRQLEVRS encoded by the coding sequence ATGTCTGTCTCCACTGCCGTTGCCCCCTCTGACGAGCTGTTGCTCACCCGGGAAACGCCGGTTCAACGCCGTCGAGTCCGCGCCGCCTGGCTGTTCCTGACGCCGATGTTACTGTGTCTGGCCCTGGTCGCGGCCTGGCCGTTGCTGCGTACATTCTGGTTCAGCCTGACCGATGCCAGCCTCGCGGAAACCGGTGACGCAACCTTTATAGGTTTGAGCAACTACTTGTTCCACAGCAGCGCCGGCTGGTCAGGCATCCTGGTCGATCCACAATGGTGGAACGCGGTGCGCAACACCTTGCATTTCACCGTGGTGTCGGTGGGCTTGGAGATCGTACTGGGATTACTGGTGGCGTTGCTGCTGAACATTCAGTTCACCGGGCGCGCCCTGGTGCGGGCGCTGATCCTGATTCCCTGGGCGATCCCGACCATTGTCTCGGCGAAGATCTGGTCCTGGATGCTCAACGACCAGTTCGGCATCATCAATCACCTGATGCTGAGCCTCGGCCTGATTGACGCGCCCCTGGCCTGGACGGCGGATGCCGGCCTGTCGATGTGGGCGGTGATCATCGTCGACGTCTGGAAGACCGTTCCCTTTGTGACGCTGCTGATGCTGGCGGCCTTGCAGATGTTGCCGGGCGATTGCTACGAAGCCGCCAGGGTCGATGGCATTCATCCGTTGAAGGTGTTCTGGCGGGTCACCCTGCCCCTGCTGATGCCGGCGCTGCTGGTGGCGGCGATCTTCCGCATTCTCGATTCATTGCGAGTGTTTGACGTCATCTATGTGCTGACCTCGAACTCATCGAGCACCATGAGCATGTCGGTGTATGCCCGCCAGCACCTGGTGGAGTTCCAGGACGTCGGCTACGGCAGCGCGGCCTCGACCCTGTTGTTTCTGGTGGTTGCGGTGATCGCCGTGGTTTATTTGTACCTCGGACGCCGTCAGCTGGAGGTGCGCTCATGA